The region GGTACTGGGACTGCATGTTCATCATCTGCACGGCCGGACCAAGCTGCGCAGGGTTTTGTATGAATCCGGCCGCCGGACTACCAATGtagccaccggtaccggtggactGCGCAGCCGTCATGCGATACCCGTTCAGAGAACCGTACGGTGACATCAGGTTCGTGCTGATCGCCACGTTCGGACTGACGCGACTGGACGtgttggcggcagcagcggcagccatGTGTTGTATCTGAGCACTTGACGCGTttcgccgcaccgcaccggccgcagcagcggcagccgccgcGTTCTGCGCCGCGATCGTCGGCGGTACATTCATGTTGCTCGTGTAGTACTTGTGATAGTTAATGGAGGACATCTGAGCCGAGTGCATCGGTGGGGTGGAGATGTTGCGTGCCACGTTCTGTGCCACCATGTTATTGGCAACTCCTCCGGCAGGTCCTCCACCTGGTGGCCCGCCGGCCGCTGCTCCGCCGGGTCCATGCGGATGTGGTGCGTGGTGAGCGGACGGTGGAGGTGTGACAGGTGAGTTACAGATATCCACATTGGTGGTCAGCTGCTGTAACTTCGAAAGACAGGACAGAGatccttgctgttgctgcaactgaCCCGCCCCAGCACCTTGACATGATTGTGGCTCAAGATGAGGGGTGGGAGTTGGGGTGGGCGTTGGTGCAGGCGTCGGTGTTTGCGGGATTGGTGTGTGTGATCCGGAATGAGAGACactggattgctgctgctgttgcacgtAGAAATTGTTGCCCGACGACACGGCACAGGATGATACGGGTGAAGCACCCAGCCGCTGATGGGGGCTATGCAGGCTGGCCGGTGTATGATTGTTCGACATCCGATGCTGTATAACGCTGCCATATGAGGTCGGTGACTGAGGGTGGTAGGGGGGTCCCTGCCCAGCTAGGCCGAGCTGTGGTCCGaggtaaccaccaccaccgccacctgaTGCAGCGGCTGCCGCTACGACCGCCGCTTGATGCATGTTCTGTGAATGCGCCTGGTGGTTCAACGATTGGCCGTAGGATTGATGCATTTGTTGTTGCaaggccagctgctgctgctgctgttgttgttgctgttgctgttggttcaTACTCGCTGCTTGCATggccgcttgctgctgctgctgctgctgttgatgctgttgatgatggccAGGGCTTACGATCGGTTGAATGACATTACTTACAACTGGCGGTGTTGTACGGCTTTGGTGTCGTTGCTGTTGACTGCCACCTGGTGTTGGCGTGTTGCGGGACACCTTCGGAGTGGAAGATCTTTGTGTTCCAGCTCCTCgaccaccactggcagcagcatgttgtatttgctgttgttgctgctgtcccaAATGAGCCGGATGTTGTTTACCCCTGTTGCCATtgttgccgccgccaccaccaccaccaccagcacctgctCCAGCGTTGTTAGCAATTATGGtcatctgttgctgttgctgtggtgcaTGCTGAGGACTGGTTTCCGGTACGTGTGTATGCATACTCATATGCATCTGAGAttgatgttgttggtgctgctgctgctgctgctgatgcaccgAACAATCTGAGTAAGGTCCAACATGCTGCGATACAACACTCGGTGGTCTAATAGCGTCGGCCGAATTTTGCGACGTCATATCGCTCGAGATGCTGGCCGGTGACTCCAGACCCAGTTGACTGACGTCTAAATCGCACTGACCGTACTGATGAAGACTCTGGACCGAGTTGCTGGTCGATTCTGGGGTATACACGCCGAGGGAATGCACATCGTTCGGTGTCCCTCCTGCTCCGCCGATAGCTGTCGTCTTCATATCGGCTGCCACCGTGTTACCACCACCCGTGGCACTGTTGTCCGAATGGAGATCTGGATCGGTTGCAACCGGAAACGCTCCTTTCATCAAGTGAAgattctgctgttgctgaaccGTTCCACCATGGCATGCCGAGGGCTCGGTACCGGTTGCTCCCTGCTGTTGTTTGGTAGCTGCCACCATGCAGGAAGAATCATTGAGCTTGTTCGAAGGATCATTCTTCTGACCCTTCTGAATCgatttgtgctgctgttgctgctgctgatgctgagggtgttgatgctggtgagtttgttgttgctgatgctgctgctgctgctgttgttggtgttgatgttgttgttgcgcgtgttgatgttgttgatgctgctgatgctgatgatgctgagcgTGATGCTGTGGAGCATGTTGCTGTGGATGCTGAACTAATTGGCCCGGCGCCAAATGATGATATTGATTTGCAGGACTTATCCCCTTTGAGCACATTAAACCAGCATCGTATGGTGAGGGAcagagttgttgttgttgttggtgttgttgctgttgtaattgctgttgctgctgttgttgctgctgctgttgctgttgttgttgttgttgttgttgttgctgctgctgctgttgttgttgctgctgctgttgttgttgttgctgctgctgctgctgctgctgctgttgttgttgctgctgctgttgctgctgttgctgctgatgctgtgcggAATGCGATGCAAGATGATGCACTTCGGTTGGCGGATTGCTAACCTTGTACTTGCcggtaccatcatcagcagcggtCGACGCATTCGCGACGTTGGATGATTTCGATTTGCCGTGTTTTGCGGCCGTCGCGCCATCCTTCCGATCAGCCTTCACGTTTGAACCGCGCTCTTTCGTATGATACGTTGGAGgagtcggtgtcggtgcctgAGCCtggacctgctgctggtactgttgTTCCTGGTGTTGAAAGGTTGAGTAAAGGTTCGAAGGGAAGCTACCGTATGCCATGCTCGTAGCCAGATCAAGGTGAAACTTGTTCGGAGATTTCTGGTTGCCCGTGTCTAGGTGAGACAGGTTATAGCCTTGATGGTAGTAGGGATCGATCTGCCAGTACTGTGAGGTCGTGTAACTTTGCAGTTGATTAATGCTCGGAAACTGCGAGGAAACCTTGTTCAGGTCAATCGTCGTTTTGGGATCGTGCATCGACGTCGCGACTGTAGTGGCTGCCGAATGCTTAGATGATGGATGCTTGTCAGGGCGACAGGGAACGTTGGTGGCCGTGTTCATGCCCATCAGCGTATTGCCGTACTCGCTACCGGAGGAGCTTGATGAGCCTTTCGGTGTTCCAACTGCTCCTCCCattccggtggttccgtgaATCATCATattaccgccaccaccaccacctgctatCGCACTACCCATCGTTCCCATCATGTTCGGTGGCATCGGACCCCCATTAGTGTTGATGGCAGCGTTACCGCCGGCACCGTTACCTTCCATCAGTCCAATATTGCCAACTTTGGAGGAAGAGTTGGCCATGAGATACTGCTGATCGGGAGCCACCTTGCAATGGTTCATGGTATTGGCCGTCGTAGCCAATTGAGATGCTCCATTGCCCCCGTACGCCGGTGCTGAGACCGATGCCGAAGAGATATTCTTGATTGCCTCACGTCGGGCAGTGTCCGGTCGCTTGATGGAAGCATTCGACGTAGATGTAGCAACCGACGATGTTGGTGATACACCGTCACTCTTTGACGCAGCAACCGTGTTGTTTGCGGCTGACGACGAAGCCGATCGTTTCGATGACTGTTGTTCGCTGCTAGAGGAGGAAGATCCTCGTGCTGACTTGGTCACTGGCGGAACACTTTCTTCGGGTTGGTTCATCGCACTATTGTTTGCAGCCGTTGCACCGGCATGGACGCTATTGTTTGACCGTTCCTTGCCACGCTTAGTTGGAATGGTTTGCACCTCACCACCATAGGGATTGCTATTCAATGTGTCAGTCGACATGACGGATGCAGCACTGGTTACAACTGCCATCGAAGTCGAAGTAATCGCTGCACACCCGTTTCCAGTAGCTCCTCCGGATAGGGCTTGCGCTTTCGCCAACTGTCTGTTTTCAGGCATAGCGATCGATGAATCGTTTTTTGGTACCTTAGTCGTCGCACTACTCGAGCCACTGCTActatttgttgatttttccttcttgGCGTCCAACGTTGTCTTAACAGTGTCCATGGCGGTGGAGACTGGAACCGAATGCGTTGCTGCTCCTAGGCTGAACGGGTCCTTTGCTTTCATATCGTCGTGTCCAGCAACGACACTTTCAATCACCTGCTGCATCTGAGACTGTTGTGTTGTCGGTTGCGCAGTTGAGGAGCTAACAGAGGTCACATCATTATGTTTAATCACTGACGTAGGATCCGATGGTTGGTCGACCGCAGTCGGCACCGTTGCAACCGAAGTCTGGAATGTGTCCAACGTTGCTACCTTCGTCGTGGAACTATTTGTGACAGAGCCGGTCGAATTCGATTCGTTggcattttccatcgttttcatAAACTTCTTCTTGTGCATCGCCATCTCATGGACGCCTGGGTTCGAGCCGCCGCTGCTAACAGTACCGCTAGTAGCAACCGATTGATTCATTGGTTGTATCTGTGGCAGATAcgacggttgttgttgtgttgttgtctgTTGGATGATTCCCGGCTCACCGTTACTGCTTTTGGTTGGATATTTTGGATCTTTTGGAGTAACTGTAGCATTTAGTTCCACTGCAACGGCACCCGTACTGCCATCTGTTTTTGAAGCTTCGTCCTTTGTCTCGCCAACGGCAGCTGCTGGCGTCGAAGATGGCACATCAACGATTACCTTCGGTCGACGATTGTCTTCcttgtgatggtgatgtttatCGTAGTTCTCATTGCTTTTCAAAACGCTGACCGTGTTGTTGCTAGCCGTTCCGGTACCACTATGCATGCCGCTGTCACTACCGTCAGAGGACACGACGCTTCTTGTTGTCCGTTCTTTGCTTTCTGGCGTTGCCGTACTTACACTCAGAGTTTGCTGGTCAACTTGATTGGTATCCGTGCTACCCGCATCCTTCGGTAGAGCACCTTCCAGGGATTTCTCGAACAGATTATCACTTTCGTCACACTGCCGTTGCACAGACTCGCCACTTGTTACTTGATTGTGAACCGTGCTACTAGATAGGCAGTTTTTTGATTCCGTTATCACCGATATCTTTTCATTGACGCCGACACCATTCATTAGCGTCTCACTTATGACACTGGTTGTAGCACCTTGGACGCCGTTGCCGACCGTCGTCTGACTGTCCGATGTAACCATGGGCTTCTGGATCTCGACAGCACCCACGGGTGACTGTGATTGGCTTGTGGTAGCATCGGCCGCTACCCCTGATGTATTGTCCAtcgcctgctgttgctcttcaTCATGCTTCACAACGTTTGTAGTTGCCGTTGGCGGTGCTTGCAGAATAACGCTGTCCACCGTTTTGTCACTCTTACTGGGACTcgttttaatgatttcctcACTTCTATGAGCCTGTGGCACCAGCGTTTGACTGCTGGCTACTTCCGATGCAACCGATGTTCGACTTATAACTGAATGGTTAGTTTCCGCTGACGATCGTTTACGTGGCGGTGAACGATCGGTCACCATACGTGATACCTCTTTCGATGCTACTGTGCTGCTGTCGTTTACCATTTGATCGCTATGTCTATCACCATGCGACACGGGAGCTGATACATATTCGCTTGACCGTTCTCGGTTCTCATTCGCTATCGAATTTATGGCAGCAACAGACTCACTGCCGGCTACACTACTGTTCGTGTGCGGCGTAGCAGTATTGTTCAGTTTGGACCGTTTACTAACAGCGACGTTATCGGTTCGTTTACCATCCGGACTGACCGTTTGGTCACGAAGTCGTGCGGAGCTTTTCGACGCTGTTGAGGCATTAGCAGAGCCGCTCGATGATTTGTTGGGTGATTTTTTCGTAACTACAGCAGTGGTTGCAGCGGGGGCGGCGGTATTTCCCATGGCGGCCGCAAGAACAGGTCGACGCatttcgtcctcttcttcctcatcgtcTGCTTCGCCTGACGAACTTTCACTCGCATCTCCAACCATACCGCCATGCGATGGTTTCTTGCCTGATCGTTTCTTATGACGCGCTGCGGCAGCGATCGTAGCAGGTCCTACTTTATGCCGTCCTTTGCCGATATTGTTAGCCGGAGGAGAGGCGCAGGCAGTTTGGGAACTCCTTTTGccaggcgatgatgatggagatttcgttgcagcagcaccagcagcagcagtaggaatGGTGGCTGATGCCATTGCTGCCTCTATGGCCATCGTCTGATGTTGCTTCTGTCTCACAGTGCCTGTCGTTGAATGGCGAGAAGATTTAACCTTGTCCTCCACTACTAGCCCTACAGCAGGAGGTGCGATCgttgaggaggaggaagatggttCCGGAGTTTCAGCACGATTAGCCGGACTGCTCGCACTTGCCAGTCGCTTCGAGTTACGCATTCCGAGACCACGTTTGCCGGATGTCACTGTAGGACTGTTACTGTCAACGTCGGGCTTTAGCCTACCGGATTCAGAAGCATCATGATGACCacactgctcctgctcctggtcATCGATCACCGTGTTGTTTGTATGTTGCTGATCCACCACTGATCGGTTGCTGCCTCTGAGATGAGCTTTCTTATCCGTGCCTTCTTGCTCCGAATCCGATAGCCGCAGATTCATCCGTTTTCTCCGTAAAGCACTGCTACGACCGGACACTGGCGAGGGCTCCTCCTTCGGTGCGTAACTGCTACTCGATTTGTCCTCCATGTTTTCATCAGAATCGAGCCGCCGTCGTTTCCGTAGCCGCTCGACGTTGTTTACTCCGCCACCACTTGCACGTTTGGTGGATGATTCCTTATCCGCACCACGTATCCGTTTGCGACCGGTTGCTACCGACGAAGCACCACGAACATCAGCCGTATCAGCTGGCGATTCATCGGCATCAGAATTATCTTCCTCGAGCGGTGTTTTACTGCGCGTCGCATGACTGACACTGGTGCTGGCCGTTGCCACAGTATCATCACGTGCGCTCACTGAGCTTCCAGTGCCTTTCTCTCGTCGTTTTCGCTTCCCTAGTTCACGCACCAGTTGTTGGTGCGGTGCGGAGGTGGTTTCAGGCTCATCTTCCGGAACTGTTGCCTGGTGGGTTGTTTCGTGGTCTGACTCTTCCTGCTTAGTCGTAACATCTTCTTCATCCACCTTCGCGATTGTTTCGATTCCGCTGATGTCAAACGCACCGGCAGCTTCCAGCTCGGAGTAGGATGCACACGAGTTGAGGAACAGTGGTGTCCAGCGAAGGCACTCCTTCTCGATACGTAACCGTATTCTTGCGCGTACCATCCGCTCGTGTTGTTTGTCCACCTGCCGCCAGTCGATGCAGATGAGTGGCTGGTACACCTTGAAGCCACCGCCACGATCAATCTTGCGGTacttgatgaacgagagcaactgGAGAGCAAGCACAATGTCCGGAATGACCATGCCCGTCTCTTGCGAAATCTGCTTCAATGAAAACGCATTCCGGCCACCTTGTATGCCGGACCGATGGTCTTGCAGGAAGTTCAAGACGGTCGACTTCCAGTACGCGTAGTACGATACCCGGCCAAGATCGGACAGTGGTTTCTCCGGCGTGCCCGGTTGGCCCTCTTCACGACTCAAGAGATAGCTGAAGTCGATCAGGAAGCGTCCGTAGCCCTGCCGCTGGTACTGTGGCATCGTCATGATGCACGACACGTTGTACTTCTGCTGGCAGTGTTTCTCCTTCGAGAAGTAACCCACCAGGTGGTAGCCCTTACGATCGTATCGCGTGAGCACGTAAAACAGGAACGGTTCCACATCGTAGTACAGCGTTTTGTGGTCAAGGAACAGTTTCGCCAGGAGGCACAGGTTCTGGCAGTAGATCTTGTTCGCATTGCCGTCCACCTCGAACACCGACACACCGTCGTGCCGGTAGATTTCCGTCCCCGGTGGATTGCGCCACGAACATTTGTCCTGATGTCGCTGCAGCACAGCCTTGCTTTTGGTGTACTTGAGACAGAACTCACAGAGGAATAGCTTCGGTAGTCTGGTGAGATAGAAGCAGAATAATGTGCGTTGAGTGAGAGATTCTTCGTTTCAGGTTTACATTCGACAGACTTACCGTGCGTACTCCTGGGGAAATGGGCTCGAGTACCAGGTCTCGATTTCGTACTTCCCGAACTCGATCGCCGCCGGGCAACGGTCCTGCGCTGCCATCAGCTTCGAAGGGGAATGCTGTaatatgctgctgttgctgttcgctgcCATCGCagcatgctgttgctgggtgTGATGACGATCGGGCGAAAAATGTCTTGCCCTACTACTAGCGTCGCCACTGCTACCGTGAGCTTTGCCTGACGACCGCGACACGCCCACTACGATCTTGGTCGACTGTTCCCGAACGGTTTTATACAGCTCGACATCCTGTGGCGTCACACCGTCCGGTAGTGTTTGTTTCTCTGAAGCGATAAGGATCATTTTCGGATAAGTACCTGCTGGTACATCACAGATACATTCTCGATCTCCTAAACTATTCATACCCATTGCATCCTCGCTAGGTGAGTCATAAGGATGTTTGTAAGGTACCGGTAGAGCTGAAGTATCCGCACTtcccttcgtttcgttgtccCCTGTGAGTAATCTGTCAAaaggagaacgaaaaaaaaaaccgtcgtTACACTCAAACCAAACTGCTTCTGATAGCACTGGATTCCTACCTTTTGCGCTTCTTCTCACTAGTAATAGGCCGCATGACGCTAGATTTGCGATCACTGTCCTTCGAATGGCTTAGACAATCGGAACATCTAGGAATCAAACACAGACAGGGCGTTAGTTTATGGCTGGCTCTAAGGGGTGTACGCCGTCGTGTGCAGCTTACCTCCACGgagctttcggttttttcgtTTCCGCTAGTGGCGGATTGAGGCAGGAAAGGTGAAAATAT is a window of Anopheles aquasalis chromosome 2, idAnoAquaMG_Q_19, whole genome shotgun sequence DNA encoding:
- the LOC126571985 gene encoding uncharacterized protein LOC126571985, whose amino-acid sequence is MRGNPDDVSPQVWKDWILEAIKRIRFQKQRPSIQRICQAIGSHHKFHEDIVAEKLEEAVEAGAVIKVYNKGLHSYKAPTSAQRRIINVTNDSNLSRLVAKAVRDLGEFDGSTQKSIENYVQQTNNLHITPDTDYRSVIRNSLRIALSEQTVLQEGRLYKPGPIFKPQAKRKSTSPKKRGSKHQLDRSVDGSACLVCQEGDGNGSEDESSEPLTTCNGCGVGLHDSCSTSHCPAGGSRHPTAVRLSRLVEKGNVWSCEECKTCDACGDTSQEDDEDEALKGPWLLDCWSCKKYFHLSCLNPPLAETKKPKAPWRCSDCLSHSKDSDRKSSVMRPITSEKKRKRLLTGDNETKGSADTSALPVPYKHPYDSPSEDAMEKQTLPDGVTPQDVELYKTVREQSTKIVVGVSRSSGKAHGSSGDASSRARHFSPDRHHTQQQHAAMAANSNSSILQHSPSKLMAAQDRCPAAIEFGKYEIETWYSSPFPQEYARLPKLFLCEFCLKYTKSKAVLQRHQDKCSWRNPPGTEIYRHDGVSVFEVDGNANKIYCQNLCLLAKLFLDHKTLYYDVEPFLFYVLTRYDRKGYHLVGYFSKEKHCQQKYNVSCIMTMPQYQRQGYGRFLIDFSYLLSREEGQPGTPEKPLSDLGRVSYYAYWKSTVLNFLQDHRSGIQGGRNAFSLKQISQETGMVIPDIVLALQLLSFIKYRKIDRGGGFKVYQPLICIDWRQVDKQHERMVRARIRLRIEKECLRWTPLFLNSCASYSELEAAGAFDISGIETIAKVDEEDVTTKQEESDHETTHQATVPEDEPETTSAPHQQLVRELGKRKRREKGTGSSVSARDDTVATASTSVSHATRSKTPLEEDNSDADESPADTADVRGASSVATGRKRIRGADKESSTKRASGGGVNNVERLRKRRRLDSDENMEDKSSSSYAPKEEPSPVSGRSSALRRKRMNLRLSDSEQEGTDKKAHLRGSNRSVVDQQHTNNTVIDDQEQEQCGHHDASESGRLKPDVDSNSPTVTSGKRGLGMRNSKRLASASSPANRAETPEPSSSSSTIAPPAVGLVVEDKVKSSRHSTTGTVRQKQHQTMAIEAAMASATIPTAAAGAAATKSPSSSPGKRSSQTACASPPANNIGKGRHKVGPATIAAAARHKKRSGKKPSHGGMVGDASESSSGEADDEEEEDEMRRPVLAAAMGNTAAPAATTAVVTKKSPNKSSSGSANASTASKSSARLRDQTVSPDGKRTDNVAVSKRSKLNNTATPHTNSSVAGSESVAAINSIANENRERSSEYVSAPVSHGDRHSDQMVNDSSTVASKEVSRMVTDRSPPRKRSSAETNHSVISRTSVASEVASSQTLVPQAHRSEEIIKTSPSKSDKTVDSVILQAPPTATTNVVKHDEEQQQAMDNTSGVAADATTSQSQSPVGAVEIQKPMVTSDSQTTVGNGVQGATTSVISETLMNGVGVNEKISVITESKNCLSSSTVHNQVTSGESVQRQCDESDNLFEKSLEGALPKDAGSTDTNQVDQQTLSVSTATPESKERTTRSVVSSDGSDSGMHSGTGTASNNTVSVLKSNENYDKHHHHKEDNRRPKVIVDVPSSTPAAAVGETKDEASKTDGSTGAVAVELNATVTPKDPKYPTKSSNGEPGIIQQTTTQQQPSYLPQIQPMNQSVATSGTVSSGGSNPGVHEMAMHKKKFMKTMENANESNSTGSVTNSSTTKVATLDTFQTSVATVPTAVDQPSDPTSVIKHNDVTSVSSSTAQPTTQQSQMQQVIESVVAGHDDMKAKDPFSLGAATHSVPVSTAMDTVKTTLDAKKEKSTNSSSGSSSATTKVPKNDSSIAMPENRQLAKAQALSGGATGNGCAAITSTSMAVVTSAASVMSTDTLNSNPYGGEVQTIPTKRGKERSNNSVHAGATAANNSAMNQPEESVPPVTKSARGSSSSSSEQQSSKRSASSSAANNTVAASKSDGVSPTSSVATSTSNASIKRPDTARREAIKNISSASVSAPAYGGNGASQLATTANTMNHCKVAPDQQYLMANSSSKVGNIGLMEGNGAGGNAAINTNGGPMPPNMMGTMGSAIAGGGGGGNMMIHGTTGMGGAVGTPKGSSSSSGSEYGNTLMGMNTATNVPCRPDKHPSSKHSAATTVATSMHDPKTTIDLNKVSSQFPSINQLQSYTTSQYWQIDPYYHQGYNLSHLDTGNQKSPNKFHLDLATSMAYGSFPSNLYSTFQHQEQQYQQQVQAQAPTPTPPTYHTKERGSNVKADRKDGATAAKHGKSKSSNVANASTAADDGTGKYKVSNPPTEVHHLASHSAQHQQQQQQQQQQQQQQQQQQQQQQQQQQQQQQQQQQQQQQQQQQQQQQQQQQQQQQLQQQQHQQQQQLCPSPYDAGLMCSKGISPANQYHHLAPGQLVQHPQQHAPQHHAQHHQHQQHQQHQHAQQQHQHQQQQQQQHQQQQTHQHQHPQHQQQQQQHKSIQKGQKNDPSNKLNDSSCMVAATKQQQGATGTEPSACHGGTVQQQQNLHLMKGAFPVATDPDLHSDNSATGGGNTVAADMKTTAIGGAGGTPNDVHSLGVYTPESTSNSVQSLHQYGQCDLDVSQLGLESPASISSDMTSQNSADAIRPPSVVSQHVGPYSDCSVHQQQQQQHQQHQSQMHMSMHTHVPETSPQHAPQQQQQMTIIANNAGAGAGGGGGGGGNNGNRGKQHPAHLGQQQQQQIQHAAASGGRGAGTQRSSTPKVSRNTPTPGGSQQQRHQSRTTPPVVSNVIQPIVSPGHHQQHQQQQQQQQAAMQAASMNQQQQQQQQQQQQLALQQQMHQSYGQSLNHQAHSQNMHQAAVVAAAAASGGGGGGYLGPQLGLAGQGPPYHPQSPTSYGSVIQHRMSNNHTPASLHSPHQRLGASPVSSCAVSSGNNFYVQQQQQSSVSHSGSHTPIPQTPTPAPTPTPTPTPHLEPQSCQGAGAGQLQQQQGSLSCLSKLQQLTTNVDICNSPVTPPPSAHHAPHPHGPGGAAAGGPPGGGPAGGVANNMVAQNVARNISTPPMHSAQMSSINYHKYYTSNMNVPPTIAAQNAAAAAAAAGAVRRNASSAQIQHMAAAAAANTSSRVSPNVAISTNLMSPYGSLNGYRMTAAQSTGTGGYIGSPAAGFIQNPAQLGPAVQMMNMQSQYQDPSAIQRAQQNSMYSSYSAYLPAMRR